In one window of Pseudanabaena sp. BC1403 DNA:
- a CDS encoding SufE family protein, with the protein MPSPTHLPEAIDRIVQRFQRLTDPKQRYEQLILYGKKLAEFPEALKTPENKVMGCVSQVFVVAELDENEHVVFAGDSDALISKGFVGLLSICMGGLTQKEIELLTPDFIKDTGLVASLTPSRANGFYNVFKKMQQQAMEIELPSVR; encoded by the coding sequence ATGCCAAGTCCGACCCATTTACCCGAAGCTATCGATCGCATTGTCCAGCGATTTCAAAGGCTCACCGATCCCAAACAACGTTACGAACAATTGATTTTGTACGGGAAGAAGCTAGCAGAGTTTCCTGAAGCGCTCAAAACACCTGAAAACAAAGTGATGGGATGTGTCTCACAGGTGTTTGTCGTAGCAGAGTTAGATGAGAATGAGCATGTTGTGTTTGCTGGTGACTCTGACGCTTTGATTAGCAAGGGTTTTGTCGGTTTATTATCAATCTGTATGGGTGGTTTGACTCAAAAAGAGATTGAGTTGCTCACGCCTGATTTTATTAAAGACACTGGTTTAGTTGCCAGCCTTACCCCTTCAAGGGCAAATGGGTTTTATAACGTATTCAAAAAAATGCAACAGCAAGCGATGGAAATTGAATTGCCCAGCGTTCGTTAA
- a CDS encoding response regulator, whose translation MEPTQILLVEDDPNDVELIQIALDSHNFVNKIDVVSDGEQAIHYLFGRDGELPIHPLPRLILLDLKLPKIDGIQVLEMIRSSPRTRNLVVVVMTSSAENRDLKACYDLGVNSYIVKPLDFQQFVEISQQVGFYWMMLNQLPPID comes from the coding sequence ATGGAACCCACCCAAATCCTGCTTGTTGAGGATGATCCTAATGATGTTGAGTTAATCCAGATTGCCTTGGATAGTCACAACTTTGTCAATAAAATAGACGTAGTGTCAGACGGAGAACAGGCAATTCATTATCTATTTGGGCGTGATGGTGAACTACCGATTCACCCACTCCCACGCCTAATACTTTTAGACTTAAAACTACCAAAAATAGATGGAATTCAAGTATTAGAGATGATTCGCAGTTCGCCTCGCACGCGCAATCTTGTTGTTGTCGTCATGACTTCCTCGGCTGAAAACCGAGACTTAAAAGCTTGTTATGACTTAGGTGTCAATAGTTATATTGTTAAGCCTTTAGACTTTCAGCAGTTTGTAGAGATATCACAACAGGTAGGCTTTTACTGGATGATGCTAAATCAGTTACCGCCAATTGATTAG
- the clpP gene encoding ATP-dependent Clp endopeptidase proteolytic subunit ClpP translates to MIPTVIEQSGRGERAFDIFSRLLRERIVFLGQQVDDSISNIIVAQLLFLEADDPEKDIFLYINSPGGSVTAGMAIYDTMQHIRPDVSTICVGLAASMGAFLLTGGAKGKRLSLPHTRIMIHQPLGGAQGQATDIEIQAKEILYHKNRLNELMAFHTGQPIERIAEDTDRDFFMAPDEAKNYGLIDEVVAQRPKFAVAA, encoded by the coding sequence ATGATCCCCACCGTAATCGAACAGTCTGGTCGTGGCGAAAGAGCCTTTGACATTTTTTCTCGTCTACTGCGGGAGCGGATCGTATTTTTAGGGCAACAAGTTGACGACAGTATTTCTAATATCATCGTTGCTCAGTTGCTTTTTCTCGAAGCCGATGATCCCGAAAAAGATATTTTCTTGTATATCAATTCCCCTGGTGGTTCTGTAACCGCAGGCATGGCAATTTACGATACGATGCAGCACATTCGCCCTGATGTTTCCACAATCTGCGTTGGCTTAGCGGCAAGTATGGGGGCTTTTTTGCTCACAGGTGGGGCAAAGGGTAAGAGGCTTTCTTTGCCCCATACCCGCATCATGATTCACCAACCTCTTGGTGGCGCACAAGGTCAAGCGACAGATATCGAAATCCAAGCAAAGGAGATTCTGTATCATAAAAATCGACTTAATGAGCTGATGGCTTTTCATACAGGACAGCCAATTGAGCGCATTGCTGAAGATACCGATCGCGATTTCTTCATGGCTCCTGATGAAGCTAAAAATTATGGGTTAATCGATGAAGTTGTAGCCCAACGCCCAAAATTTGCAGTCGCAGCGTAA
- a CDS encoding EAL domain-containing protein — MSELRESEKPEKQRSLHILIIEDVDADVELTILALESAGLDFTYDITATAIGCQKYLQDDIYDVVLSDYRLPSFNGLQAFNFLKQSGQDIPFILITGSLGEEAAVECIKSGMTDYVLKDRLFRLPSVLQRALQEFSLRQQQKNAIAQIEQQAWRETIINRIVQAMRETLVLEDVLQTTADLLHEALQVTHCLIFQPDTLKRMRVCYTSKNNFEIRESVIGLSCGFYEHYHDDLVQGTQISVYQVSKDLPEELRELAEQYSIHSLLMTSLVYQQTYLGGISLYQCDRDRIWSENELSLVKAISDQCAIAIHQSDLYQNAQSELLERKKMEAQLRHDALHDSLTGLPNRALFLDRLNHALQLSNRRLYLNSADLPELFAVLFFDLDRFKIINDSLGHLAGDQLLKIVAKRLVGCLRGGDTVARLGGDEFVMLLEEIEHLNDVIEVVHRIKESLQVPVMLDGNEIFISTSIGIALNSADYTQPDQLLRDADTAMYRAKEQGRDRYEIFNPVMHTEALKKLRIENELRRAIERYELRVHYQPIVCLQSRQILGFEALVRWQHPEQGLLYPKDFIAIAEDAGLIVAIDFWVLQEACTRLRAWQEQFPIAMNLTMNVNLSAKQFTKPNLTSEIENILKQANLNNHNLKIEITESILIEKTSLAAQILGELSERNIQTCIDDFGTGYSSLSYLHRFPIHTLKIDQSFINRLDHNLEDGEIVKAIIVLGINLGLNVVAEGVETAEQLERLKNYNCQAGQGYYLFKPLEAEAIATLLAAPI; from the coding sequence ATGTCAGAGCTGAGAGAATCTGAAAAGCCAGAAAAGCAGCGATCGCTGCATATTTTGATTATTGAAGATGTTGATGCCGATGTAGAGCTGACAATATTAGCTCTGGAATCAGCAGGCTTAGATTTTACCTATGACATTACTGCTACAGCGATCGGATGCCAAAAATACTTACAAGATGATATTTACGATGTAGTTTTGTCTGACTATCGTCTGCCAAGTTTTAATGGGTTGCAAGCTTTTAACTTTCTAAAACAATCAGGTCAGGATATTCCATTTATTTTAATTACGGGTAGTTTAGGCGAGGAAGCTGCCGTTGAATGTATCAAATCAGGGATGACTGATTATGTACTGAAAGATCGATTATTTCGGTTGCCTAGTGTTTTACAACGTGCTCTGCAAGAGTTCTCATTGCGCCAACAACAGAAAAATGCGATCGCGCAAATTGAGCAGCAAGCATGGCGAGAGACAATTATTAATCGCATTGTCCAAGCAATGAGAGAAACTCTAGTTTTAGAAGATGTTCTACAAACAACGGCAGATTTATTACATGAAGCCTTACAAGTGACTCATTGTCTGATCTTTCAGCCAGATACTTTGAAGAGAATGCGAGTTTGTTATACCAGTAAAAACAACTTTGAGATTAGAGAATCAGTGATTGGGCTATCCTGTGGTTTTTATGAGCATTATCATGATGATTTGGTTCAAGGAACGCAAATCTCAGTCTATCAAGTTAGCAAAGATTTGCCAGAAGAACTAAGAGAGTTAGCAGAACAATATAGTATCCATTCTCTTTTGATGACCTCTCTTGTTTATCAACAAACTTATTTAGGTGGGATTAGCCTATATCAGTGCGATCGCGATCGTATTTGGTCTGAAAACGAACTATCGCTAGTTAAGGCGATCTCCGATCAATGTGCGATCGCGATCCATCAATCTGATCTCTATCAAAATGCCCAATCAGAGCTATTAGAGCGTAAAAAGATGGAAGCGCAACTGCGTCATGATGCTTTGCATGATTCTTTGACAGGCTTACCAAACCGTGCTTTATTTCTAGATCGCCTTAACCATGCTTTACAGCTATCTAATCGGCGCTTATACCTAAATTCGGCCGATCTCCCCGAGCTGTTTGCGGTTCTCTTTTTTGATTTAGATCGATTTAAGATCATCAACGATAGTCTCGGACATTTAGCAGGCGATCAGTTATTAAAAATTGTGGCAAAACGTCTGGTTGGCTGTCTACGTGGGGGCGATACAGTTGCAAGACTAGGTGGAGATGAATTTGTGATGCTCCTTGAAGAAATCGAACATCTTAATGATGTAATTGAGGTCGTGCACAGGATTAAGGAGTCATTGCAAGTGCCAGTCATGCTTGATGGCAATGAAATATTTATTAGTACAAGTATTGGAATTGCTCTAAATTCTGCTGATTATACTCAACCAGACCAGTTGCTACGGGATGCTGATACTGCCATGTATCGAGCTAAGGAACAGGGACGCGATCGCTATGAAATATTTAATCCTGTGATGCATACCGAGGCGCTGAAAAAACTACGGATAGAAAATGAGTTGCGTCGAGCCATTGAACGCTACGAATTGCGAGTACATTACCAGCCAATTGTCTGCTTGCAATCACGACAAATATTGGGATTTGAAGCTCTTGTTCGTTGGCAACATCCTGAACAAGGCTTGCTATATCCTAAAGACTTTATTGCCATAGCGGAAGATGCTGGCCTAATTGTGGCAATTGATTTTTGGGTATTGCAGGAGGCTTGCACTCGTCTACGCGCATGGCAAGAGCAGTTCCCGATCGCGATGAATCTAACTATGAATGTTAATTTATCTGCGAAACAATTTACTAAGCCTAACTTGACTAGCGAAATTGAGAATATTCTTAAACAAGCGAATCTCAATAATCATAATTTGAAGATAGAGATTACTGAAAGTATATTAATCGAAAAGACTTCTTTAGCAGCGCAAATTTTAGGCGAATTAAGTGAACGTAATATTCAAACTTGCATTGATGATTTTGGTACAGGATATTCTTCGTTAAGCTATTTGCATCGATTTCCAATTCATACCCTCAAGATCGATCAATCATTTATCAACCGACTCGACCATAATCTAGAAGATGGTGAAATCGTGAAAGCGATTATTGTTTTGGGAATAAATTTGGGCTTAAATGTAGTTGCAGAAGGTGTGGAAACTGCTGAGCAGTTAGAGCGGCTAAAAAATTATAATTGTCAGGCAGGGCAAGGATATTATCTGTTTAAGCCTCTAGAAGCTGAGGCGATCGCGACATTACTGGCAGCCCCAATATAG
- a CDS encoding PAS domain-containing sensor histidine kinase: MDNLDETKLNEAILRLFYDLPFIGMALISPETKRWLKFNDRLCEILGYSREELPQITWTEITHPDDLDQDIAEFERVMRAETEGYVMDKRFIRKDGSVIYASIDVKCLRKEDRTIDFFIATVQDISDRKCAEAKQKQIEQALGESENRYRQVVQTQLDFVLRSQPDTTIIFANESFCRALGMTLDQVIGLKWIDLSSPDELQNTLQKISKLSLVNPKFFGENHNQWADGQIVFTQWINQGIFDDRGQLIEIQSAGRDVTALKNAETALQKLNDELEIRIEQRTADLHQSEARNLNIIKALPDLLLLLKPDGTCVQCIIPSTHDKSKYIPIQQHVSEVLPPEDLAIQLQLYKKVIATGEVEIYEHQLTKFGKTVYEEVRISPYGKDTLLVIVRDITDRKQAEQQLQNLTDRLTLAIKSAAIGIWEWDIAQNRFYWDDRIYELYGVNPDQCTDIYLAWESCIHPSDLEFTKNEVHLALNGKKDYEPEYRILLSDGSIRYLKAYGLVQRNGENEPKRMIGINFDITDRKQAEELLIKSDTHLKVAQRIGKVGSWEFEINTGKLTWSDEIFHIYGLEPRPEPPSYDELKPYIHPEDWELVNQTVQNAISSAQSYDLEHRLLQPDGTLIYVMARGEMIYDISGQLTHIIGTAMDISDRKLAEAKILRTANQLANINRELESFSYSVSHDLRAPLRHMNGFVNALQQRLKAHEALNDPKVNHYLQVIEKSSQKMGHLIDGLLMLSRYGRRPLESRQISIRDLVDEAIEVIRTDPSHNPLVEFEIGDLPITVGDRTLLQQVFRNLLGNAVKFSRNQPQPYIKIDSLPDQTIRIRDNGVGFQMEYADKLFGAFQRLHNDKEFEGTGIGLAIVQRIVQRHGGSIWAEGYPDQGATFFIKL, encoded by the coding sequence ATGGATAATCTCGATGAAACCAAACTCAACGAAGCAATTCTGAGATTGTTCTACGATTTGCCCTTTATTGGCATGGCACTTATTTCGCCAGAAACTAAGCGTTGGCTAAAGTTTAACGATCGCCTGTGCGAAATTTTAGGCTATTCGCGAGAAGAATTACCTCAAATCACTTGGACAGAAATAACTCATCCTGACGATCTCGATCAAGATATTGCCGAATTTGAAAGGGTAATGCGGGCAGAGACTGAAGGCTATGTCATGGATAAGCGATTTATTCGTAAAGATGGCAGCGTCATTTATGCTTCCATTGATGTCAAATGTTTACGCAAAGAAGATCGCACAATTGATTTTTTTATCGCAACTGTACAAGATATTAGCGATCGCAAGTGTGCTGAAGCAAAACAAAAGCAGATTGAACAAGCTTTGGGCGAAAGTGAAAATCGCTATCGTCAAGTTGTACAAACTCAATTAGATTTTGTGCTGCGATCGCAACCTGACACAACTATTATCTTTGCCAATGAGTCCTTCTGTCGTGCCTTGGGAATGACGCTCGATCAGGTCATCGGTCTAAAATGGATCGACCTCTCTTCTCCCGATGAGCTGCAAAATACATTACAAAAAATATCGAAACTAAGCTTAGTCAACCCTAAATTTTTTGGTGAAAATCATAACCAATGGGCGGATGGACAGATCGTGTTTACACAGTGGATTAATCAGGGGATTTTTGATGATCGAGGACAACTAATTGAAATCCAGTCGGCTGGAAGAGATGTCACTGCGCTAAAAAATGCTGAAACTGCTCTCCAGAAACTCAATGACGAGCTGGAAATAAGAATTGAGCAAAGAACTGCTGACTTACACCAAAGTGAAGCCCGCAACCTGAATATTATCAAGGCTCTCCCAGATCTGCTACTTCTCTTAAAGCCTGATGGTACTTGTGTCCAGTGTATTATTCCTTCAACTCATGACAAGTCAAAATACATCCCCATCCAACAGCATGTTTCTGAAGTTTTACCGCCAGAAGATCTGGCTATACAATTGCAACTGTATAAGAAGGTGATCGCTACAGGAGAGGTGGAGATCTACGAGCATCAACTAACTAAGTTTGGTAAAACTGTATACGAAGAGGTAAGGATTTCACCCTACGGAAAAGATACGCTATTAGTGATTGTTCGTGATATTACCGATCGCAAGCAAGCTGAGCAGCAACTCCAAAATCTCACCGATCGCCTAACTCTAGCCATAAAATCAGCCGCAATCGGTATTTGGGAATGGGATATTGCTCAAAATCGCTTTTATTGGGATGATCGCATTTATGAACTTTATGGTGTTAACCCTGATCAATGTACCGATATTTATTTAGCTTGGGAAAGTTGTATACATCCTAGCGATCTTGAATTTACTAAGAACGAAGTGCATCTAGCTTTAAATGGGAAAAAAGACTATGAACCAGAATATAGGATCTTGCTATCTGATGGAAGCATTCGCTATCTTAAAGCCTATGGTCTAGTGCAGCGAAACGGTGAGAATGAACCAAAGAGGATGATCGGTATTAATTTTGATATTACCGATCGCAAACAAGCTGAAGAGCTGCTTATAAAAAGTGATACTCATCTCAAAGTCGCACAGCGTATTGGTAAGGTCGGTAGTTGGGAATTTGAAATAAATACTGGCAAACTCACATGGTCAGATGAAATTTTTCATATTTATGGGCTTGAGCCTAGACCAGAGCCGCCAAGCTATGACGAATTGAAACCATATATCCATCCAGAAGATTGGGAGCTTGTTAACCAAACCGTACAAAATGCAATTAGCTCAGCTCAATCCTACGATCTTGAACATCGCTTGTTACAACCAGATGGCACATTGATCTATGTGATGGCTCGCGGTGAAATGATCTATGACATATCAGGGCAGTTAACGCACATTATTGGTACGGCGATGGATATTAGCGATCGCAAGCTCGCTGAAGCCAAGATTTTGCGTACGGCAAATCAGTTAGCCAATATCAACCGCGAATTGGAATCCTTTAGTTATTCTGTCTCCCATGATTTGCGTGCACCATTGCGTCATATGAATGGCTTTGTTAATGCTTTACAACAACGACTGAAAGCCCACGAAGCTTTGAATGATCCGAAAGTTAATCACTATTTGCAGGTGATTGAGAAGAGTAGCCAAAAGATGGGGCATCTAATCGATGGGCTGCTTATGCTCTCTCGTTACGGACGAAGACCATTAGAGTCTAGACAGATATCAATTCGAGATTTGGTCGATGAAGCGATCGAGGTCATTCGTACTGACCCAAGCCATAATCCGTTAGTTGAATTTGAGATCGGCGACCTACCAATTACAGTTGGCGATCGCACTCTTTTACAACAAGTTTTTCGTAATCTGCTTGGAAATGCTGTTAAATTTAGTCGTAACCAGCCCCAACCCTACATAAAAATTGATAGTTTGCCAGATCAGACCATTAGAATTAGAGATAATGGCGTGGGCTTTCAAATGGAATATGCAGACAAACTCTTTGGTGCTTTTCAAAGATTGCATAATGACAAGGAGTTTGAAGGTACTGGTATTGGCTTAGCGATCGTTCAACGGATTGTCCAACGTCATGGAGGCTCGATTTGGGCAGAAGGATATCCCGATCAAGGCGCAACTTTCTTTATAAAACTATAG
- the glmM gene encoding phosphoglucosamine mutase: MKLFGTDGIRGHVGSFLTAPLALEVGISAGKILKEQVALERANRANVIAIGQDSRTSGDMLSSAISAGLTAAGWDVWHIGLCPTPAIAYLTANSPEIFGGVMISASHNPPEDNGIKFFGTNGAKLSGETQQSIEKLLESRLHADLANSSTDWGKYHEKSHLIADYQESLQSSIATDLSGLKVVLDLAWGSATRVSLEVFRNLGAEVICLHQEADGDRINVNCGSTHLEPLRSAVKEHHADIGFAFDGDADRVLAVDSNGRVVDGDYILYLWGQELMENNQLPNSAIVTTVMANLGFERAWQKLGGNLVRTDVGDQYVHAEMVRSGAMLGGEQSGHVLCRHYAVSGDGLLAALHLAALAKQKAPLSELMDQSFHPYPQLLKNVRVEDRELRRNWQTCDALVQAITLAEQDLGDRGRILVRASGTEPLMRVMVEAETLDLAQHWTNSLTRLIEKQFVKS, translated from the coding sequence ATGAAATTGTTTGGGACAGATGGTATTCGTGGCCATGTTGGAAGTTTTTTGACAGCTCCATTGGCATTAGAAGTTGGGATTAGCGCAGGAAAAATTTTAAAAGAGCAGGTTGCGCTTGAGCGAGCTAATAGAGCCAATGTAATTGCGATCGGGCAAGATTCTCGGACATCGGGCGATATGCTCTCGTCAGCTATTTCCGCTGGTTTGACTGCGGCAGGTTGGGATGTTTGGCATATTGGGTTATGTCCTACACCTGCGATCGCTTACCTGACTGCGAATTCCCCTGAAATCTTTGGTGGTGTGATGATTTCCGCTAGCCATAATCCGCCTGAAGATAACGGAATTAAATTTTTTGGGACCAATGGAGCCAAACTCAGTGGTGAAACTCAGCAGTCGATCGAGAAACTTTTAGAATCGCGCCTCCATGCTGATCTAGCTAACTCCTCGACAGATTGGGGTAAATATCACGAAAAATCGCATTTAATAGCTGATTATCAAGAGTCTTTGCAATCCTCGATCGCTACAGATTTAAGTGGTTTAAAAGTAGTTTTGGATCTCGCATGGGGTTCTGCTACCCGTGTATCGCTAGAAGTATTTCGCAACTTGGGCGCAGAAGTAATTTGCTTGCACCAAGAGGCTGATGGCGATCGCATTAATGTTAATTGTGGCTCTACTCACCTCGAACCATTACGATCAGCAGTGAAAGAACATCATGCCGATATCGGCTTTGCCTTTGATGGTGATGCCGATCGTGTGTTGGCGGTCGATAGTAATGGGCGTGTGGTTGATGGTGACTATATCCTGTACCTATGGGGACAGGAGCTAATGGAAAATAATCAACTGCCCAACAGTGCGATCGTCACAACTGTAATGGCAAATCTTGGCTTTGAACGCGCATGGCAAAAGCTTGGTGGCAATTTGGTACGCACCGATGTGGGCGATCAATATGTTCATGCGGAAATGGTGCGCTCAGGTGCAATGCTCGGCGGTGAGCAGTCAGGGCATGTTCTCTGTCGTCACTATGCGGTTAGTGGTGATGGTCTATTGGCGGCGCTGCATCTTGCTGCTCTTGCCAAACAAAAAGCTCCTTTGTCTGAATTAATGGATCAAAGCTTTCATCCTTATCCACAGTTGCTTAAAAATGTGCGTGTAGAAGATCGTGAACTGCGCCGCAATTGGCAGACCTGTGATGCTCTAGTACAGGCGATCACCCTAGCCGAACAAGATTTAGGCGATCGGGGTCGGATTTTGGTGCGTGCTTCGGGCACTGAGCCGTTGATGCGGGTAATGGTAGAAGCGGAAACCCTTGATTTGGCTCAACATTGGACTAATAGTTTGACAAGATTAATTGAGAAACAATTTGTCAAGAGCTAA
- the arsJ gene encoding organoarsenical effux MFS transporter ArsJ has protein sequence MTSSTASQVNFKNYVLVTLTYWGFTITDGALRLLVLLYFNNIGYTPIQIASLFLFYEVFGVVTNFLGGWIGSQLGLKVTLYAGIGLQIFSLVLLSFLNPEWAQWLAVLYVMIAQAFSGIAKDLTKMSTKSAIRLVVPQDAQSALFKWVAILTGSKNALKGVGFFIGSALLGLFGFVNSLWIMAGGLFLLLFTGLFLPKGMGKIKAKVKFKQLFSKSPEINLLSAARFFLFGSRDVWFVVGLPVFLRSILGWSFYQVGGFLACWVIGYGIIQSLAPTLIKRFGSGQPPRSQTVRFWTTSLISVPALIAIALQLNLPANIVIISGLFIFGIVFAFNSSVHSYLVLAFTDDDKVALNVGFYYMANSGGRLAGTLLSGLVYEFYGLVGCLWVSAIMVLAAAVITRKLPDPDIAM, from the coding sequence ATGACCTCCTCCACTGCATCTCAAGTAAACTTCAAGAACTATGTGCTTGTTACCCTCACCTATTGGGGATTCACGATTACCGATGGTGCTCTGCGGCTATTGGTATTGCTGTATTTCAATAACATTGGCTATACACCTATTCAAATCGCTTCTCTATTTTTGTTCTACGAAGTATTTGGAGTTGTTACCAACTTTTTAGGCGGATGGATTGGTTCGCAATTAGGACTAAAAGTTACGCTTTATGCAGGGATAGGCTTACAGATTTTCTCCTTAGTATTGTTATCGTTTCTCAATCCTGAATGGGCACAGTGGTTAGCAGTTCTCTATGTGATGATCGCTCAGGCATTTTCGGGTATTGCGAAAGACTTAACCAAAATGAGTACCAAGAGCGCAATTCGGTTAGTCGTACCGCAAGATGCTCAATCAGCACTATTTAAATGGGTAGCAATTCTGACTGGTTCTAAGAACGCCCTCAAAGGGGTGGGCTTTTTTATCGGTAGTGCTTTGTTAGGACTATTTGGATTTGTGAATTCCCTGTGGATTATGGCGGGCGGTCTATTTCTGCTCTTGTTCACAGGCTTGTTTTTACCAAAGGGCATGGGCAAAATCAAAGCAAAAGTTAAGTTCAAGCAACTCTTTTCTAAAAGCCCTGAGATCAATCTTCTATCAGCAGCAAGATTCTTTTTATTTGGCTCTAGAGATGTTTGGTTTGTGGTGGGATTACCCGTATTTTTACGGAGTATTTTAGGTTGGTCATTTTATCAAGTTGGTGGATTTCTTGCCTGTTGGGTGATCGGTTACGGCATCATTCAATCCCTCGCACCGACATTAATTAAGCGCTTTGGTTCTGGTCAGCCGCCGCGATCGCAAACCGTGCGATTTTGGACAACTTCTCTAATATCTGTTCCTGCGCTCATTGCGATCGCCTTACAATTAAATCTCCCCGCAAACATAGTAATCATTAGCGGATTATTCATTTTTGGTATAGTCTTTGCCTTTAACTCATCTGTACATTCTTATCTAGTTCTCGCATTTACCGATGACGATAAAGTGGCTCTAAATGTAGGATTCTATTACATGGCAAATTCTGGGGGACGCTTAGCAGGAACATTGCTCTCTGGATTAGTCTACGAGTTTTATGGTTTGGTTGGCTGTTTATGGGTGTCAGCAATAATGGTTTTAGCGGCTGCTGTGATTACGCGCAAATTACCTGATCCTGATATAGCAATGTAA
- a CDS encoding iron-containing alcohol dehydrogenase family protein, whose protein sequence is MSDTLTVEALPILAIAPAQLLRGNGILSQLPQYLLRYGNKALVIAGKTANQVTASYLCNSDLEIINTPAIADCSDENLTMLRQIVQQENPNVIVGIGGGKVLDTAKLIAYQSKLPIVTVPTTGATCAAWTALSNVYDADGAFSYDVTLDRCPEMMFVDYDVIASAPKHTLVSGIGDAIAKWYESSVSSGSSDKTMVIAAVQEARILRDILFQKSAEAIANPNSPVWREVVDATVCLAGAIGGIGGASCRTVAAHAIHNALTHSHHTHGKLHGEKVAYGILVQLRLEEFQGNQLAASSRHQLLKFYQEIGLPTSLADLGLSQVTLAELEQLAEISCQPNSDIHRLPFIVSPSQVLAAMVSTTSPILATV, encoded by the coding sequence ATGTCAGACACACTCACAGTGGAAGCATTGCCGATCTTAGCGATCGCACCAGCACAACTCTTACGGGGAAACGGGATTTTATCGCAACTCCCACAATATTTATTGCGCTATGGGAATAAAGCTCTCGTAATTGCTGGGAAGACCGCAAACCAAGTCACCGCAAGTTATTTGTGCAATTCTGACCTAGAAATTATTAACACGCCTGCGATCGCAGATTGCAGCGATGAAAATCTGACGATGTTGCGCCAAATTGTTCAACAAGAAAATCCTAACGTAATTGTTGGCATTGGCGGTGGCAAGGTTTTAGATACTGCCAAACTGATCGCTTATCAGAGCAAGCTACCAATTGTCACCGTTCCTACGACAGGCGCAACTTGTGCCGCATGGACGGCTCTAAGCAATGTATATGATGCTGATGGCGCATTTAGCTATGACGTGACCCTTGATCGCTGTCCAGAGATGATGTTCGTCGATTATGACGTAATCGCCAGCGCTCCTAAACATACACTCGTTTCGGGAATTGGTGATGCGATCGCTAAGTGGTACGAATCCTCTGTTAGCAGCGGCAGTAGCGACAAAACGATGGTGATTGCCGCCGTTCAAGAAGCCAGAATCCTGCGCGATATTTTGTTCCAAAAATCGGCTGAGGCGATCGCAAATCCTAATAGCCCCGTATGGCGTGAAGTTGTAGATGCCACAGTATGTTTAGCAGGTGCGATCGGTGGTATTGGTGGCGCAAGTTGTCGCACCGTAGCCGCTCATGCTATCCACAATGCCCTAACGCATTCTCATCACACTCATGGTAAGCTTCACGGTGAGAAAGTTGCTTATGGAATTCTAGTACAACTGCGTTTAGAGGAATTTCAAGGCAATCAGCTAGCTGCCTCATCACGCCATCAATTACTCAAGTTTTATCAAGAGATTGGATTGCCAACCTCCCTTGCGGATCTAGGTTTAAGTCAAGTTACTCTCGCCGAATTAGAGCAGCTTGCGGAAATATCCTGTCAGCCCAATTCTGATATCCATCGGTTACCCTTTATTGTTTCACCGAGTCAAGTTCTCGCGGCGATGGTTTCTACAACTAGCCCAATTCTCGCCACAGTCTAA